Genomic DNA from Methanosarcina sp. MTP4:
CAGATAAGCGTGGACAGAAAAGACATTTCCCTCAGCGAAGCAGGAACAGTACCCGTTGAAACAAAGCTTGTCTTCGTAGGAGTAGGCATGCCTAAAACCTGAAAGCCGGGCCTGACCCCCGGCAAATTTATATTTACCCTCAATTATGCAGATATTACAAATATAGATAAAAACCGTAAAACGGGTAAAAACCGAAATTTCGGTTAAAACCAAGATTTCTATAAAAGCAGGTTTCTGATTCTGGAGCAAAAAAATTAATGGCCAATCTTATGGGACATTTAAACCCGCTCCAACGGTAAGAATGGCTGTAACTCATAAAAATGGCGCACTAGAACAGTTTACAATGATGCATTCAATGGCAATACATTTGAAATGATGAATTTACTATGATACATTCGAGAAAGAATACGCCGTGGATCAGAGATTACTGCAAAAAAGGATTCACAGAAAGGAGTTATTAAAAAATGGCATACAGTTTAGGCATTGACGCCGGCGGAACCTATACGGACTCAATTTTAATCCGGGACTCGGACGGCGCTGTCGTTGGCTCGAACAAGGCACTTACAAGTTACCCTGATCCTCTGGAAGGGATTACGAACTCAATCGACGGGTTGGACCCGGAAAAACTAAAGGAGATTACCCTGGTCTCGGTTTCCACCACCCTTGCAACCAACGCTATCCTGGAAAAGACCGGATTTCCGGTCGGGCTGGTCCTGGTAGGGGACTATGAAATCCCCCGGGACTCCGGGATTGAGAATTATATTATGGTTAAGGGGGGGCACGACAGCCACGGGAACGAGATCGAGCCCCTTGACCTTGAGAGAGTCAGGGGTTTCATACTCAGGCTTAAGGACAGGGTTGCGGCTTTTGCGGTATCTTCCTATTTCAGCGTCCGAAACCCGGACCATGAACTGCAGGTAAAAGCCCTGGTCAAAGAGCTGACAGGGCTTCCCGTGGTCTGCGGGCACGAACTTGCCCAGTCCCTGGGAGCCTACGAAAGGGGAGTTACGGCTTACCTAAACGCCCAGCTTCTGCCGGTAGCCGAAAGCTTCCTGGAAACCGTAGTGGGTGAAATCGAAAGGAGAGGAATCAATTCAAGGGTTGCCATGCTTCGTTGTGACGGTTCGGTCGTTCGCATGCAGGAAGCCATGAAAAAACCCATCGAATCGGTCTTTTCAGGCCCTGCGGCAAGCCTTCTCGGGGCGTCCTACCTATCAAAACAAGAGACATGTGCCGCAATCGACGTCGGAGGGACAAGCACTGACGTTTCCCTGATTTACAAGGGGCTTCCCTACCTGAGCGAAACGGGAGCCGTTGTAGGGGGCTGGCAGACCAAGGTCAGAGCCCTCCGGATGGAGACCTCGGCAATGGGCGGAGACAGTCACGTCTGGGTCCAGGGCAGCAATACCAGTATAGGTCCCCGCAGGGTCATTCCCCTCTGCAGGGCTGCAGTACTTTACCCGGACTTCATGCACACCCTGAAAAAGCGCTGGATCCCCGACCGCCTGAAACTGAACGAGCACATCCAGGCAACAAAATTCTTTGTCCGGACAGGGCGAAAACCCATAGAACTGAGTGGAGAAGAAAAGGAACTCCTGACCCTGATAGGAGACGAACCCAAATCCCTGAACGATGTCTATTGGGATCGGAAAATCCTTCCGTCCAGACGGGTGATGGACTCCCTGATCCAAAAGCGGCTGGTCCAGGCAATTGGCTTCACCCCCACAGACGCCCTCCACGTACTCGGGGACTACGACGAGTGGGACTCCGAAGCCTCGGTCATAGGGGCAACCCTGCTTGCAAACTTTGTGGGGGTGGACAAGTACGAGTTTTGCACTAATGTAAAACGCCTCTTTGCCCGGAACATGGCAAAAGACCTCCTTGCTTTCCTGATGGAAGGAGTGGATAAGGCCGAAATTGAAAAAGTGCTTGAAGGAAACTTCTTTTCCCGCTTTAAGGTGGACGTCCCCGTCGTGCTCCTGGGAGGGCCTGTCAGGGCTTACCTGGAAGAACTCAAGGAACTAATTGATGCCGAAATCCTGCTCCCCGAATACTCGGACGTCGGAAACGCTGTGGGAGCCCTTGTCGGAAAAGGCATCAAACGGGCCGAGATATCCATCCGGACCATGTACAGCGAGTCAAAGTACGACCTCAGGACAAAAGGGATCTTCGTATATACCCCGGTGGGAAGAAGGCATTTCCTTACAAGAAAAGAAGCCCTGGAATATGCCGAGGGCTTTGGGAGAAAGCTGATCCTTGACTACATGGCCGAGTCCGGGTTGAGCCCCGAGCAGATCGAAATCAACATCGAAAGAAAGGACATCTCAGTCTATTCTGGCGGAGTCCCCCTTGAGACCAAACTCATTTTCGAGGGGATTTCGAAGTCCGATGTGTATGAAAAAGCCGTAGGGGAAAAAGAAACTGTGACTACCTGAATACTCGTTTTCTCCGATATTTTTAAATCCCGATCATTCATTACTTAGATACTAAAAATAGTATCCACTGACCAAAGTTTATTGGCCGTCCAGACACGGCTAATCAGCGAATATAGAAAAACATATGAGGAATTCACATGATCCCTAAGAAAGCTTTTCTGACCAAGGGCACCGGAGTTCACAAGGACAAATTAGCCTCCTTCGAACTTGCCCTTAGGGATGCAAAGATTGAGAAATACAACCTTGTAAGCGTTTCAAGCATATTACCTCCTAATTGCAAAGTTGTTTCCAAAGAGGAAGGTCTAAAAGAGTTAAGGCCGGGGGCTATTGTCCACTGCGTGCTTGCCAGAAATGAGACGAATGAACCGGAACGCCTAACAACCGCAGCCATAGGCACCGCGGTCCCGGTTAATGAAAACAACTACGGTTATATTTCGGAACACCACTCCTTCGGAGAAGATGAGGAAACCGCAGGAGAATACGCAGAAGACCTGGCCGCAACCATGCTGGCTACGACTCTTGGAATCGAGTTTGATGTGGATTCGGCCTGGCATGAAAGGGAACAGGTGTACAAGGCAAGCGGTCATATATTCGATACGATGCACATGTGCCAGACTGCAAGAGGCGCCAAAGGCGGGAAATGGACCACCGTTGTGGCTGCAATGGTCTTCGTAACAGAATTTACATACTAAAACGGTAAAAAAGCTCGAAAATAACTTAAAATAACTTAAAAAAACCATAAAGGGGAAGTGAGAGAAAACTCAAAGCTTCCCCGGTCTCGGGGGCATGAAGGTCTGGAAAAGACCCGGCCTGCGCCTTCGTGACAGCCTGAATAATCTATTTTTTCCGGGCAGAGGGATACTGCCTTTCAAGCTTACAAGCAGTCCTCCGCAAAGGATGAAGCAGCAGCCAAATAGGGTGTTTGCCTGAAGCGGGTCCCCGAGGAGGGTGCAGCCAAAGAAAATACTGCTTACCGGTTCCATGAGGCACAGCACGGCTGCGGTTTGCGCCCTGATGTGGACGATTCCGTTCATGTAGAGGAGTGTTCCGACTGCCGTAGTAATGATGCCCAGGGGCACGAGCCTCCCGAGGTTTTCAAAAAGCACTTCCCCGGGCACCGAAACCCCGAAGGGGAGGAGCAGGAGCAGTCCTACCAGGGTGGACCACAACAGCTGTGAAGTGCCCGAATAATCCGATTTCAGGTGGTTGACGGTAAGGATTGAGCAGCCGAAGGAAAAGCCTGAAAGCAGCCCGAAAAGCAAGCCCAGGAAATAAGTGCCTTCTTCCCCGGACGCCACGGTCCCAATGCCCATATGCCCGGGGTTTACCGTAAGCAGGATTCCGGCCAGGGAAAGAGTCAGGGCAATCATGCTTCGAGCCGTGATTTTTTCCTTGAGGAGAAACGGGGAGAGAAGGGTCACGTAGACCGGAGCGGTGTAAAGAAGGAGCACTGCTACTGGAATACTGCTGTACTTCATTGCGGAAAAGTAAGAAAACATGGTTACAGTGTTCAGAACCCCGAGCAAGAAGAGATAAGATTTTTTATTTCCGAGATGGAACCCTTCAAACCTTCCTGCAGCTATAAGATATGTTAAAATTGTCGCAAATCCGAAAAAAAGGCGGTAAAAGAGAATAGGGGCTGTTCCCATCCCATTTATACCTTTTACAAATATTCCAACCAGTCCGAAGAGAACACAGGACAATATAAGTGTTGAGGAAGGGTTATTAGTTTTTAAAACTGTTATGGGCATGATGCTGCATGAATAAGAGTCCCAGCATATATAATTTTTTAATATAATCAATAATGAAAGATTAAAACCTAATTAAAGATACAATCTCTGCTAATTGATTATTAAAAACGATAATAATTGTTTATTAGATAATTAATGGCAATAATAATGGATATTTCTAGATAAAAAGCAGTTAAAAGAGATATTATTTAGATAAAATGGGTTAAAATCGGTATTATTAAGAAAAAATGGGTTAAAATGGAGATTTTTAAGAAAAAATAAGTGAAAATAGATATTATTGGAAAAAATAAAGTAAAAGTCGGGTTAGAATTTAAAAAATGGAATAAATGAAAAACTGAAAATATCTTTCCAGCCCTAATCCGATTATTTCATTAGGGGAAGCGTCCTCTCAAAATTCATTCATTTATTCATCATTCGTTCATTCATTCAGGAATGCCGCCGTCATTCCGCAAAATAAATCATTTCATTGGGCATCCGGGTAAGCTCATTGCTTTCAATCCCGGACCTTATCAGACTCTCGATCCGGTCCCGTGCATTCTTACGTGTGATTTTAATCCCCAGTACCCTTGAAGCCTGGATCACAAGGTCGTCCAGGGGAGTAGAGTACTGGTTGTCAAGAACAAAGCGGACAGCCTCCCGGATTTCCTCGTCACAGATCCATTCGATCTTCGGAGGAGTGTCCCCGTCCCGCCTGCGGAGGAGGTATGCAGGTTCGGATACGGGCCAGAGGAAGTCTCCTTTTACCCTGAGCCTTTCCGCCATTTCAGCCGAGGTGACGGCATCCAGGATACTCTGCTTGATCTTCCCAAGCATCCGGGGGATTTTGCACTGTATTTTTATCCGCTGGAGCAGCTCTTCCACATGGACAGGCCCTTCACAATCAACAATCTTTACCACGACAGCTTCGAGCTCTTCAGCCGAAATGTCCAGAATGCCGCAGGACTCCGAAAGCCCGAAAGCCGTGCAAACCGTGTAAACAGGCACCCTCGTTTCCAGGGAATCTTCATTATCCACAGGCAGTTTGCTGCCGTTCCCTTTATCCGGAGAAACTTTATCCGATTCCCCTGTATCCGAAACTTCGTATTCATAAGAAAGGAATTCAGACCCGTTTTCAGGTTCGGTTTCGGGGCCAAAATCAGTTTCAAGTTCAAACCCGGGTTCAGGTTCAAGTTCGGGTTCAGGGCGAGCCCTGTATTCCGGGCCTGGAAAACCGGGTGCTTCAATTTCAGCTTTGATTTCAGTTTCAAACTCAACCCTTTCCCCGGTTTCAAACCTTTTTTCAGGCTCAAATTCGGACTCCAACCCGGAAAGTTCCGGCTCAGCTCCTGGCTCAGGACCGGAAACAGGCTCAGTATCGGAATATGGTTCAGAACCGGAAACAGGCTCAGAATCAACATCCGGCTCAAGTCCCATATCCTCGGGGGACCCGAAATTGTAGACAAAAGGCTTCCGTATCTTCTTTCCCCGGGCTCCGGACCAGTCGATAGGATCGATTTCCGGAGATGCCTCGAAAAAGTTCAACTTTTCAAAGTCCGGTTCAGGCACGAACTTTGCCCCCTTCCCAGAGACATCATCCGGGTCACACTCGTTTTCCGCTTCAAACTTCAGGAGTTTGCTCTTCCCGGACTTCCGGGGAGAACGGGTTTTCGAGGTTTCTGATGTCAGGGGCGCTATTGCCTCTGCTTTAGAAGTCAGTTCGGGGAGAAAGTCCCCTCCCACAGCT
This window encodes:
- a CDS encoding hydantoinase/oxoprolinase N-terminal domain-containing protein, with the translated sequence MAYSLGIDAGGTYTDSILIRDSDGAVVGSNKALTSYPDPLEGITNSIDGLDPEKLKEITLVSVSTTLATNAILEKTGFPVGLVLVGDYEIPRDSGIENYIMVKGGHDSHGNEIEPLDLERVRGFILRLKDRVAAFAVSSYFSVRNPDHELQVKALVKELTGLPVVCGHELAQSLGAYERGVTAYLNAQLLPVAESFLETVVGEIERRGINSRVAMLRCDGSVVRMQEAMKKPIESVFSGPAASLLGASYLSKQETCAAIDVGGTSTDVSLIYKGLPYLSETGAVVGGWQTKVRALRMETSAMGGDSHVWVQGSNTSIGPRRVIPLCRAAVLYPDFMHTLKKRWIPDRLKLNEHIQATKFFVRTGRKPIELSGEEKELLTLIGDEPKSLNDVYWDRKILPSRRVMDSLIQKRLVQAIGFTPTDALHVLGDYDEWDSEASVIGATLLANFVGVDKYEFCTNVKRLFARNMAKDLLAFLMEGVDKAEIEKVLEGNFFSRFKVDVPVVLLGGPVRAYLEELKELIDAEILLPEYSDVGNAVGALVGKGIKRAEISIRTMYSESKYDLRTKGIFVYTPVGRRHFLTRKEALEYAEGFGRKLILDYMAESGLSPEQIEINIERKDISVYSGGVPLETKLIFEGISKSDVYEKAVGEKETVTT
- a CDS encoding pyruvoyl-dependent arginine decarboxylase; translated protein: MIPKKAFLTKGTGVHKDKLASFELALRDAKIEKYNLVSVSSILPPNCKVVSKEEGLKELRPGAIVHCVLARNETNEPERLTTAAIGTAVPVNENNYGYISEHHSFGEDEETAGEYAEDLAATMLATTLGIEFDVDSAWHEREQVYKASGHIFDTMHMCQTARGAKGGKWTTVVAAMVFVTEFTY
- a CDS encoding DMT family transporter, whose product is MPITVLKTNNPSSTLILSCVLFGLVGIFVKGINGMGTAPILFYRLFFGFATILTYLIAAGRFEGFHLGNKKSYLFLLGVLNTVTMFSYFSAMKYSSIPVAVLLLYTAPVYVTLLSPFLLKEKITARSMIALTLSLAGILLTVNPGHMGIGTVASGEEGTYFLGLLFGLLSGFSFGCSILTVNHLKSDYSGTSQLLWSTLVGLLLLLPFGVSVPGEVLFENLGRLVPLGIITTAVGTLLYMNGIVHIRAQTAAVLCLMEPVSSIFFGCTLLGDPLQANTLFGCCFILCGGLLVSLKGSIPLPGKNRLFRLSRRRRPGLFQTFMPPRPGKL